The Anaerolineales bacterium region ATACCGAAGGCGAAGAGTTCGCCATTGTGTTCGCGGCAATGGGCGTCAAGAACGACGTGGCGGATTACTTCCGTAAGTCGTTCACCGAAAGCGGAGCGCTCACTCGTGTGGCAATGTTCCTCAACCTCGCGGACGATCCCCCGGTCGAGCGTATCGTCACCCCGCGCGCGGCGCTGACCCTCGCGGAATATCTCGCGTATGAACTCGAGAAGCACGTGCTGGTGGTGTTGACCGATATGACCAACTACGGCGAAGCGTTGCGCCAGATCTCGAACGTGCGCGGCGAAGTGCCAAGCCGAAAGGGTTACCCAGGCTACCTATATAGCGATCTGGCGTCCCTGTACGAAAGAACCGGTCGCATCCGCACGAGCAAAGGCTCCATCACGCAGATCCCGATCCTAACCATGCCGAACGACGACATGACCCATCCGATGCCTGACCTTACCGGCTACATCACTGAAGGTCAGATCGTGTTGGGACGTGAGTTGTATTACGCGGGCGTCTATCCCCCGGTTACGGTTCTGCCGAGCCTTTCGCGTTTGATGAAAGACGGCATCGGCAAGGGACGCACGCGCGACGACCACCCGCGCTGGGGCGCGCAGTTGTACGCCGCCTACGCCAAGACGCAGGACATCCGCGCGCTGGCATCCGTGATCGGCGAGGAAGAACTCTCCGAAGTGGACCAGAAGTACCTGAAGTTCGGACGCGCGTTCGAGCGTGAGTTCGTCAATCAGGCGTTTACCGAAAACCGCACCATCGAACGCACGCTGGAGATCGGCTGGAATTTGCTGTCCATGCTGCCGAAGAAAGAACTCACCCGCGTCACGCTCGACGAGATCGCGCAATACTACAAGGGCGACGATGCCTCAAGTTAGCATAGCCCCGACTCGCACGAACCTCATCCGCCTCAAGAAGGAATTACGCTTCGCGAAGGAAGGCTATGAGATCCTCGACCGCAAGCGCGAAGCGTTGACGGGCGAACTCGTGCGCGTGGCAAAAGAAGCGGATACGCTTCAAAAGGAAGTGTGGGCGCTTCTGCAAACCGCGTACGACGCGATGGAAAAAGCGCGTCTCGTGATGGGTTCCGACCACGTGGAATGGGCGTCGCTTGCCGTGAACAAAACGGTTGACGTGCGTTTACGGTTACGCGGCATCATGGGCGTCGCCATCCCACAGATCGACGCGCGCGGCGAACCGCCGAAACTTTTATATAGCCCCGGCGATACCGCCGCCGTGTTAGACGAAGCCAGCAACGCCTTCCGCGAAGTGCTGGTGCGCATCCCTCAACTCTCGATGCTCACCGCCGCAGTGTGGCGGCTTGCCAACGAGTTGAAGAAGACACAGCGGCGTGTGAACGCGTTGCAGCATATCTTCATCCCGCAATACCAGCATCAGATCGAGTTCATTGTCAGTTCGCTGGAAGAGCGCGAGCGCGAAGAAACCTTCCGCCTCAAGTGGTTGAAGACCAAGATGACGAAGCCGGCGCAAGCGGCTTAATCATATCGTTGCGAGGCGCCTGAAAGGCGACGAAGCAACCTTTTCGTTCGAGGAGATTGCTTCGTCGCAACGAACGCTCCTCGCAATGACAGTAGCATCGAATGGGTTTTGGCGATATACTCGCCAAAACCCATTTTGTTTCATGAACACGAACCCATCGCTCCGAAAAATTTTTACCGAAATCCCCTTGCCGTTCTGCATGTCCGACGTTCCCGATGTGCAGATCAGCGGCATTTCGATTAACAGCCGCGCGGTCAAGCCCGGTCACCTGTTCGTCGCGATGAAAGGCGGCACAGTTGACGGGCATACCTATATTCAACAAGCGATTGATAACGGGGCGGTCGCGGTCGTGGGGGAGCGGGATGTGGAGCAAATCGGCGACTTGCCCTACGTTCGACTCACAAACACGCGTCAGGCTCTGACGTGGCTGGCTGGTTCATTTTACCTTTGGCCCTCGCGCAAACTAACAGTGATCGGCGTGACCGGCACCGACGGCAAAACGACCACCTCCAACCTCATCTACAACATCCTGCTCGCGGCGGGACTCAAAGCCGGGATGATCTCCACGGTCAACGCGATGATCGGCGGCGAAACGCTGGACACCGGCTTCCACGTCACTACCCCGGACGCGCACGATGTTCAGTTTTACCTTGCGAAAATGGTCGAGGCGGGTTTGACCCACGTTATCCTTGAAACCACCTCCCACGCGTGGGAGCAACATCGCGTGGACGCGTGCGACTTTGACATCGGCGTTGTAACGAACATCACGCACGAACATTTGGACCAGCACGGTTCGTACGAAAACTATCGCGCCGCAAAAGCGAGGCTTTTTGAATCTTTGGCAAAAACAGCAGGAAAGCCGCAAGGCAACCCGCGCCTCGCTGTCCTCAACCGCGACGACAGTTCGTTCGAGTTTTTGGCGAACATTGCAGGCGCGAACAAAGCGGATTACGGCTTGAGCGCGGATGCGAAAGTCCGCGCAGTAGAGGTTGGAAACGTGCCATCGGGAATTCATTTTGTTGCAAAGAGCAAAGATTTTTCCGTTCCCGTCCAATCCAAACTTATCGGTACATACAACGTGTCCAATTGCCTCGCCGCGTTGACCGCCACAGTTTATGGCTTAGGCATCCAACCCGAAATTGCCGCGCAAGGTATCGCTTCGCTGGAGAAAATCTCCGGTCGCATGGAACGGATCGACATGGGGCAGAACTTCACCGTCATCGTTGATTTCGCTCACACGCCGAACGCGTTGAAGTCCGCGTTGGGGGCAGGGCGGGCGTTGCAACACCCAGCCACAGAGATCACAGAGAACATCGAGAAAAAAAACTCAGAAAACTCTGTGATCTCTGTGGCTAAAAGCTCGCGCGTGATTGCGGTTTTTGGGTCGGCGGGGTTGCGCGATAAAGCCAAGCGGAGGATGATGGCGGAGATCGGCGCGGAACTCGCGGATTTGTGCATCTTTACCGCTGAGGACCCGCGCGTCGAATCACTGGCGAAAATCCTTGACGAGATGGCGGCAGGCGCAACGTCGAGGGGAAGAAGCGAGGGCGAATCCTTTTGGCGAATCCCAGACCGGGGGGAGGCGATCCGCTTTGCGATGAGTCAAGCGCGACGGGGGGATGTCGTGCTGGTGTGCGGCAAAGGGCACGAACAGTCGTTGTGCTTCGGCGCGAAGGAATTTTTATGGGACGACCGCGTCGCTGTCCGGGCGGCGCTGAGCGAATTACTCGGCATCGAAGGACCGCAGATGCCGTACCTGCCTACTCAAGACATGGAGGAAGAAGAATGGCTGGTTTTGAAGTAAAACCTGTGGTGTTGACCGGCAAACACGTCCGGCTCGAACCGATGACGCTCGATCACGTCGAGCCGCTGGCGGAGATAGGGGCGGGGCACGATTTTTGGGATTTCATGGTGTACGGCAAAATAGAGGATGTGGAGGCTATGCGCGGCTGGGTGATGGATATTCTCGCACGCGCCGAGCGCGGAACCGACCTGCCGTTCGTCGCGATCCATCTCGCTTCGGGGCGCGTGGCGGGCGCGACGCGTTATTTGAACATTATGCCCAACGACCGCGGACTCGAAGTCGGCGGCACGTGGTATGGTGTCGAATTTCAGCGTACGGCGGTCAACACCGAATGCAAATACCTGCTGTTCGAGCATGCGTTCGAGACTCTGGGCGCGATCCGCGTGCAGTTGAAAACCGACTCGCGTAACGAACGTTCGCAACGCGCCATCGAACGAATCGGCGGGGTGAAGGAAGGGACGCTTCGCAATCACATGATCCTGCCGGATGGAGTTATCCGCGATTCGGTGTATTACTCTATTTTGGATTCGGAGTGGGCGGCAGTGAAGAAGCGTTTGGAAGAAATGATGGAGAAGAGATCATAAGATAATTGAAGTCTGCCAAGGGCTGATGTTTCGTACTGTGGAATTTTATCTCTGCCTATAATGCAGAATGTGATGATCTTTTACTTGTAGATTCAACTCACAAGTGCAACTTTGAAGGTTGCTGAGAGGTAAGCTGGAGTAGGATAGTACTTCTTAGACGACCAAGTCAAAGGAGCGCTATGAGAACCTACCACCAGTTTACCCAGACTCAATGATACCAGCTTTCCGCGTTGCGGAAAGCCAAACATTCACTCCAGGAGATAGCGGAGTTAGTTGGCGTACATAAATCAAGTGTCAGTCGTGAACTGAGACGCAATCGAGGTCAACGCAGCTACCATCCACAACAAGCCCATGAATTAGCAACCGAACGCAAACAGAAAGCTGTTCCGAGGCTCACAGCCAAGGTTTGGAAACTGGTAGAAAACCTGCTGAAACAAGATTGGAGCCCAGAACAAATTTCTGGCAGGCTGAAAAAGGAGCAGAGGATACGGATCAGTCATGTCCAGGATAAGGTCACACCCTCACCTCGGATCATGGTAAGGAGTTTGCAGACCACGAATGGTTTGCTGCGGCAATATTTTCCCAAAAAGTCAGATTTCAAAAACATCTCCAAGAGAAAGATCAAACAGACCATCTCAAAGTTAAATCTCAGACCGCGCAAAACTCTTCGTTTCAAAACACCCTTTGATGTGTTCTATCATACAACTGTTGCACTTACTACTTGAATCTACACCCGCAAGTAATGTCTGTTTTTCTTTTTACCTTGTTGCGCAAGGAAAGGGGAGCTTAACCAGCGGTTAGACTAGACCTCTTTCAAAAATCCATCTGCCACAGAGAACACAGGGAAAAAGAGAATTTCTCAAAGGCCTCTGTGGACTCTGCGGCAGAGCAAGAAACACTTATGCAAGAGGTCAACTATATAAGACTCTATTTGGGTAGTTATATAGCCTGTATGTCGTATAACTGCATATGCTAGGCATTATGCGCCTGTTCAATTCTTGATAAAAGTTATGTTTTTAGGGGATATTCATAACTAGGGCATATGCAGTTTTTCGGTACAATTCAGGCGATGGATAAAAAATCTTCCCGCTGGTTCGATTCGGTTTACGAATTCACAGAAACCTTGCTTGCTATCCCCTCGGCCAGCCCGGGGGCGGAGGGGGAGAACCGTTGTGCGGAAAAGATCGCAGAGTTATTGGCGGCGGATCGCGATGCGCTCCAGTCGATCTTCTGGGATACTGGCGATGGGCGGAAGAATATCGCTTGTTTGTTGAAGAGTCGAAACCCGAATAATTCAGGCAAAACGACCGTTTTGATGAGTCACTTCGACACCGTCGGCGTGGATGCCTTCGGTCGCTTCGGCGATGCGAATCTTGCCTTCCGCCCGGCGGAGTTGGCTGAGGCGATGCGGACCAGCCTGAAGGGGAAACGACGCGACGCGTCCGAGGAGTCCTCGTTTCGGGTGTTGGAATCCGATGAATGGATGTTCGGACGCGGCTCGGTGGATATGAAATCGGGTGTTGCAGTTAACATTGCATTGATGCGCGAGTTTGCGCGCCCGCGCGATGACGGGACGAGATTGATTGACGAACTTGCCGGCAATTTGCTGTTTCTTTCTTGTCCCGACGAAGAGACCGAATCGGCTGGCATCCTTTCGGCTGTTCCCGAATTGTTGAAACTGCGCGAACGGGAAGGTTTGGTCTATCTCGGCGTCGTCAACACGGATTACACCGCGCCGCGTGATGAAGACGAATCCGCGCGCTTCATTTACTCCGGCACGATCGGCAAACTGCTTCCGTCGTTTTACATCCTCGGTGTGCGGACTCACGTGGGCGAAGTGTTTCGCGGGGTGGACGCGGCGCACATCGCGGCGGAGTTGGTCAGCCGCATCAACCTCAACGCCGAATGGATTGACGCGTGGCGAGGTTCGCTCGGTGGGGAGGAAATTACCGAAGTCGCGCCTCCGCCAGTCGCTTTGCAGATGCGCGATCTAAAACCGTCCTACAACGTGGAGACGGCGGGCGACGCGTTCGTTTACGTCAACTGGTTGACGTTGACAATGACGCCCGAACAAGCCATGCAAAAGATGAAAGATACGGCGCGCGCTGCGCTCGAATCGGTACGCGAGGCAGTTGATGAGGCGTATAGGAAATTCGAGTCGCTTGGAGGGCAGGCACAGCCTCCGCCTGCGACGACGGGACAGGTTCTCGACTATGAAACGCTACTCCGCGAGGCGGAAGTCCGTTGGCGCGCGGCGAATCAAGCCGGGGATTTTTCAGGGTGGGTAAGCGCAAAAGCCGACGAGTTTGCCAAAACAGCCAAAGACACTCGCGACTTGAGCCGCATGTTGATCGCGGAACTTGTCAGCGTCGCGCAGATCGGCGGTCCCGCCGTAGTGGTCTTTTTCTCGCCGCCGTATTATCCATCGGTGATGCCGCAAGAGAATGAGTTGACGCGCGCGGTCAGGTCGGCGCTGAAAGAACAAGACCAGCCGATCCAGTTGCGCGGGTTTTACCCGTATATTTCCGATCTGAGTTGTGTGCGGCTGGATGACGGTATCGAAGTTACCTCGGTGAAGAAGAACATGCCGTTATTCGACTTGCGTGACGCGGCGCACGCGCTTTTCTACGCGTTGGATTCGGCGAAGTTGAACGACATCCGCGCGCTGGGTTGCCCGGTCGTCAACATCGGTCCCTTCGGGAGCGACGCGCATGGGTTGTACGAACGCGTGCACATGCCGTATTCGTTCGAGACCGTTCCACAACTTATTTTCGATACGATTTGTAACACGCTTACCGCGGCATGAAAGGATATGGAGAAATACTATGATCATCGGCATTCCAAAAGAGACTCGTCCGTTCGAGTATCGCGTGGGGCTTTCGCCTGCCGGGGCTGAGATCCTCGTCCAAAACGGGCATCAGGTATACGTCGAAAAAGACGCGGGCAGTGAGGCTGGATTCAAAGATAGCGAGTACGAATCCGCCGGGGCGCGCATCGTCTATTCGGGAGAGGAAGTCTTCGCCCGCGCCGATCTGGTGTTGAAAGTGGCGCGTCCGTTGAAATCTGAGTTGGACTGGGTCAAGCCTGGCGCGGCGATCACTGGCTTACTGCATCTTTCCGCCGCGCGGCGCGATAAAGTGGAAACCCTGCTTGAAAAAAAGATCACCTCCATCGCGTATGAGCAAATTCAACTGCCCGATGGAACGCTTCCGCTACTGCGGCCGTTCAGCCAGATCGGCGGGAGCATGGCGGCGCAGGTGGCGGCGCGGCTATTGCAAAATAATTGGGGCGGCAAGGGAATTTTGCTCAGCGGCGTGCCGAGTGTCCCGCCCGCCGAAGTTTTGATCCTGGGTTCGGGCATTGTTGGCACGTATGCCGCGCAGGCGTTTATCGGCTTGGGCGCGCACGTAACCGTCATCGGCGACGACATCGTGAGTTTGCAAAAAATTTCCGACCGTTTTCCCGGCATCGTCACGATGATGTCCACTAAGCGTAACATCGAACGCGCAACCATGTATGCGGATGTGGTCGTCGGCGCGGTGCTGGTGATCGGCGAACGCGCTCCGATTCTGGTAACGCGTGACATGCTCCGCGCGATGAAGCCGCGCTCTGTGTTGATAGATGTGAGCATTGACCAAGGCGGCTGTTTTGAAACCTCGCGCCCGACCACGCATGATCAACCCACCTTCGTGGATGAAGGCATCGTTCACTATTGTGTGCCGAATATGCCCGGCGTGGTGGCGCGCACCGCGACGCACGCGTTCGTCAACACTGCCATGCCGTATCTCGTCCGTTTGGCGAACGAAGGCGTTGACGCCGCGCTTGCCAGCGACCCCGCGCTCGAAAAAGGCGTCAACACGCATCAGGGCCGGCTCGTTCATTTGACATTGCTGAAGGAGCGCTAAGATGGATTGGACAAAAATTTACGAGTCACGCGTCACGTCCGCCCAAGAAGCGGTGAAAGCGGTCAAGTCTGGCGCCCGCGTCTTTCTGACGGGCAACGTGTCTGTCCCGCGAAAATTGCTCGATGCGTTGGTGGACTACGCCCCGCATCTTTCCGACGTGGAGGTCTGCCAGGCGCTGACGATCGGTCCCGCCGATTACGTCAAACCCGAACTCGATGGACACTTACGCGTGAACACGATGTTCATCAGCGCCAACGTCCGCCGAGCGGTGCAAGCCGGTCAAGCGGATTTCACCCCGGTTCTTCTTTCGGAATTTCCTCTGCTCTTCAAGCGCGGCATTCTCCCGCTGGAAGTCGCGCTGATCCATGTTTCGCCGCCGGACGAACACGGCTTTTGCAGTTTAGGTGTGGAAGTCGGTCTGACCAAGTCTGCCGCTGAAACCGCGAAGATCATTATCGCCGAAGTGAATCAACAGATGCCGCGCACGCTGGGCGACGCGTTCATTCACGTGAGCCGTTTGAATTACATCGTTCCCGTAGACTATCCCATCGTGGAAATGGCGATGGGAGAAGAAGGCAACCCGGAGATCGTCGAGAAGATCGCGGGCTACATCGCGGAACTCATCCCCGACGGCGCGACTATGCAAATGGGAATCGGCGCCATCCCCGACGCGGTCTTGAAATATCTACGCAACAAGAAAGACCTTGGCGTGCACAGCGAGTTATTTTCGGACGGCGTGATCGAACTCGTCAACGAAGGCGTGTTGACCGGCGCGCGCAAATCCTTGCATCCGGGCAAGATCATCGCGGGCTTCATCCTCGGCACGAAAAAACTGTACGATTGGGTGGACGACAATCCGCTTATCGAGTTGCACCGCACGGAATACATTAACGATCCGTTTATCATCGCGCAGAACGAGCGCATGGTAGCGATCAATTCCGCTATCGAGATAGACCTCACCGGTCAGGTCTGTGCCGACAGCATCGGACCCAAGTTGTACAGCGGCGTAGGCGGGCAGTTGGATTTTATCTACGGCGCGTCGCGGTCGAAGGGCGGAGTCCCCATCATTGCCCTGCCAAGCACGACCACATTGAAAGATGGTACACTCGTGACGCGCATCGCGTCCATGTTGAAGCAAGGCGCGGGTGTGGTGACCAGCCGCAATCACGTCCGATTCGTGGTGACCGAGTACGGCATCGCCGATTTGTACGGCAAATCCATCCGCGAGCGCGCCAAACAGTTGATCGGTATCGCGCATCCCGATTTCCGCGCGGAGTTGGAGAAGCAGGCACAGGAATTGCATTATCTATAAACGACGGACGATAATCAACCGCAGTAACTCACCGCAGAATGTGGTATTCTTCTCTGCGGTGAGTTTATTTTTATTGAGGATGATATGACGAGGAATGTAAAGATCGTAGCCACAGTGGGACCTGCCAGCCAGAGCGAAGACGTTCTTGAACAACTGATCCGAGCGGGTGTGAATGTGGCGCGCTTGAATTTTTCGCATGGCACACATGAGCAACACGCCGAGAGTGTCGCGTTGATTCGTAAAGTTTCGGAGCGTCTCGGAGTCCCGGTTGGCATTTTGCAGGACTTGCAAGGACCGAAGATTCGCGTTGGCGAATTGGGCTCTGTAATGCAACTTGCCGAAAATGAGCAAGTATTTTTGTACGCAACGGGGACAACTCCTCCAAACGGTGATGGACAAAAAATCCCTGTGGATTTTCGACAACTTTTCGATTCCGCCCGACCTTCGGATCGGCTCTTGCTCGATGACGGTCGTCTCGCACTTGAAGTGGTTTCCGTCAAGGATCGCAACGCGCTGGCGGCGAAGGTGATCGTCGGCGGTTCGCTGTCGTCGCATAAGGGGATCAATTTACCCGGCATTCACTTGCGAATTGCGGGCTTCACCGAAAAGGATGAAGCCGATCTCGCGTTCGGCATCTCGCAAAACGTGGACGCGGTCGCCGTTTCGTTTGTGCGCAGCGCGGATGACGTGAAGAAAGTCCGCTATGCGATGGAGAGATTGTCGAACGGCAAACGCCTGCCGATGTTGATCGCCAAACTCGAAAAACCTGAAGCGATGGATAACCTCGACACAATTCTCGACAATGTGGACGGCGTGATGGTGGCGCGCGGCGACCTCGGCGTGGAACTTCCGCCGGAGCGCGTGCCGGCTTTGCAAAAACATATCATCCGCGCGGCGAACGCACGCGCCAAATTAGTGATTACCGCGACCCAAATGCTGGAATCTATGATCACGAATCCGCTTCCCACGCGGGCAGAGGCGTCGGATGTCGCGAACGCCGTCTTTGACGGGACTGACGCGGTGATGTTGTCCGCTGAATCCGCTTCGGGGAAATATCCCGTTGAGTCGGTCCAAATGATGGATCGAATCGTGCGCGAAGCCGAGTCGCATTTTAGGGAATGGGGGATGGAGCAAACTGTGAGCGGCTTCGAGCAGAGCGACGCGGCTTCGATGGCGCGCGCCGCGCAAGCGCTGGCGAACGATAAGAACGTCACGGCAGTGGCGTGTTTCACTACGCAAGGGCGAACCGCCTGGCTGATGTCTAAAATTCGGCCGCGTGTGCCTGTGCTGGCTTTCACGCCGGACGATGAGACGTATCATCGGTTGGCGTTTCTATGGGGCGTGCAACCCCAACTTGTCCCGTTTGCGAATTCGCTCGAAGAAATGCTCGATTTCGTGGACGCGGAATTGATCCGTTCAGACGTTGTGCGTTCCGGCGACCAGGTTGTGTTGGTGTGCGGCTATCCCGTTGGTTCTGTGCGTCCGCCGAACATGGCGTTGTTGCATACGGTAGGGGAGCATTAGATGATTCGTTGGTCGAGCAGTCCCGCGAAACGTGTCGCGGAACTACTTGACCAAGAGGTTGCGTAAAAGCGAAAAGCAACTTGAACAGCGGCGGTTTCGATACGCCCTTCGCTAGCGCTTCGGGCTACTCAACTGCCGTACTCTCTTGTTGAAATCAAAATCCCAATCCCGATCAACACGC contains the following coding sequences:
- a CDS encoding V-type ATP synthase subunit B encodes the protein MSQATVLGGQEVIGVGRIEGPIMVVEGASNVSYDEVVDVEDARGQHRRGRVLEVGEGFAVIQVFAGSTGLSIDGTRVRFLGNTLHMPVAEEMLGRIFDGLGNPIDGGPEPLTDVYRDVNGQPINPTARIYPRDYIQTGISTIDGVNTLLRGQKLPLFSGAGMPHDQLAAQIVRQATLGRVAGAPHTEGEEFAIVFAAMGVKNDVADYFRKSFTESGALTRVAMFLNLADDPPVERIVTPRAALTLAEYLAYELEKHVLVVLTDMTNYGEALRQISNVRGEVPSRKGYPGYLYSDLASLYERTGRIRTSKGSITQIPILTMPNDDMTHPMPDLTGYITEGQIVLGRELYYAGVYPPVTVLPSLSRLMKDGIGKGRTRDDHPRWGAQLYAAYAKTQDIRALASVIGEEELSEVDQKYLKFGRAFEREFVNQAFTENRTIERTLEIGWNLLSMLPKKELTRVTLDEIAQYYKGDDASS
- a CDS encoding V-type ATP synthase subunit D, whose translation is MPQVSIAPTRTNLIRLKKELRFAKEGYEILDRKREALTGELVRVAKEADTLQKEVWALLQTAYDAMEKARLVMGSDHVEWASLAVNKTVDVRLRLRGIMGVAIPQIDARGEPPKLLYSPGDTAAVLDEASNAFREVLVRIPQLSMLTAAVWRLANELKKTQRRVNALQHIFIPQYQHQIEFIVSSLEEREREETFRLKWLKTKMTKPAQAA
- a CDS encoding UDP-N-acetylmuramoyl-L-alanyl-D-glutamate--2,6-diaminopimelate ligase, encoding MNTNPSLRKIFTEIPLPFCMSDVPDVQISGISINSRAVKPGHLFVAMKGGTVDGHTYIQQAIDNGAVAVVGERDVEQIGDLPYVRLTNTRQALTWLAGSFYLWPSRKLTVIGVTGTDGKTTTSNLIYNILLAAGLKAGMISTVNAMIGGETLDTGFHVTTPDAHDVQFYLAKMVEAGLTHVILETTSHAWEQHRVDACDFDIGVVTNITHEHLDQHGSYENYRAAKARLFESLAKTAGKPQGNPRLAVLNRDDSSFEFLANIAGANKADYGLSADAKVRAVEVGNVPSGIHFVAKSKDFSVPVQSKLIGTYNVSNCLAALTATVYGLGIQPEIAAQGIASLEKISGRMERIDMGQNFTVIVDFAHTPNALKSALGAGRALQHPATEITENIEKKNSENSVISVAKSSRVIAVFGSAGLRDKAKRRMMAEIGAELADLCIFTAEDPRVESLAKILDEMAAGATSRGRSEGESFWRIPDRGEAIRFAMSQARRGDVVLVCGKGHEQSLCFGAKEFLWDDRVAVRAALSELLGIEGPQMPYLPTQDMEEEEWLVLK
- a CDS encoding GNAT family protein — protein: MAGFEVKPVVLTGKHVRLEPMTLDHVEPLAEIGAGHDFWDFMVYGKIEDVEAMRGWVMDILARAERGTDLPFVAIHLASGRVAGATRYLNIMPNDRGLEVGGTWYGVEFQRTAVNTECKYLLFEHAFETLGAIRVQLKTDSRNERSQRAIERIGGVKEGTLRNHMILPDGVIRDSVYYSILDSEWAAVKKRLEEMMEKRS
- a CDS encoding M20/M25/M40 family metallo-hydrolase, encoding MDKKSSRWFDSVYEFTETLLAIPSASPGAEGENRCAEKIAELLAADRDALQSIFWDTGDGRKNIACLLKSRNPNNSGKTTVLMSHFDTVGVDAFGRFGDANLAFRPAELAEAMRTSLKGKRRDASEESSFRVLESDEWMFGRGSVDMKSGVAVNIALMREFARPRDDGTRLIDELAGNLLFLSCPDEETESAGILSAVPELLKLREREGLVYLGVVNTDYTAPRDEDESARFIYSGTIGKLLPSFYILGVRTHVGEVFRGVDAAHIAAELVSRINLNAEWIDAWRGSLGGEEITEVAPPPVALQMRDLKPSYNVETAGDAFVYVNWLTLTMTPEQAMQKMKDTARAALESVREAVDEAYRKFESLGGQAQPPPATTGQVLDYETLLREAEVRWRAANQAGDFSGWVSAKADEFAKTAKDTRDLSRMLIAELVSVAQIGGPAVVVFFSPPYYPSVMPQENELTRAVRSALKEQDQPIQLRGFYPYISDLSCVRLDDGIEVTSVKKNMPLFDLRDAAHALFYALDSAKLNDIRALGCPVVNIGPFGSDAHGLYERVHMPYSFETVPQLIFDTICNTLTAA
- the ald gene encoding alanine dehydrogenase, encoding MIIGIPKETRPFEYRVGLSPAGAEILVQNGHQVYVEKDAGSEAGFKDSEYESAGARIVYSGEEVFARADLVLKVARPLKSELDWVKPGAAITGLLHLSAARRDKVETLLEKKITSIAYEQIQLPDGTLPLLRPFSQIGGSMAAQVAARLLQNNWGGKGILLSGVPSVPPAEVLILGSGIVGTYAAQAFIGLGAHVTVIGDDIVSLQKISDRFPGIVTMMSTKRNIERATMYADVVVGAVLVIGERAPILVTRDMLRAMKPRSVLIDVSIDQGGCFETSRPTTHDQPTFVDEGIVHYCVPNMPGVVARTATHAFVNTAMPYLVRLANEGVDAALASDPALEKGVNTHQGRLVHLTLLKER
- a CDS encoding acetyl-CoA hydrolase/transferase C-terminal domain-containing protein, which translates into the protein MDWTKIYESRVTSAQEAVKAVKSGARVFLTGNVSVPRKLLDALVDYAPHLSDVEVCQALTIGPADYVKPELDGHLRVNTMFISANVRRAVQAGQADFTPVLLSEFPLLFKRGILPLEVALIHVSPPDEHGFCSLGVEVGLTKSAAETAKIIIAEVNQQMPRTLGDAFIHVSRLNYIVPVDYPIVEMAMGEEGNPEIVEKIAGYIAELIPDGATMQMGIGAIPDAVLKYLRNKKDLGVHSELFSDGVIELVNEGVLTGARKSLHPGKIIAGFILGTKKLYDWVDDNPLIELHRTEYINDPFIIAQNERMVAINSAIEIDLTGQVCADSIGPKLYSGVGGQLDFIYGASRSKGGVPIIALPSTTTLKDGTLVTRIASMLKQGAGVVTSRNHVRFVVTEYGIADLYGKSIRERAKQLIGIAHPDFRAELEKQAQELHYL
- the pyk gene encoding pyruvate kinase produces the protein MTRNVKIVATVGPASQSEDVLEQLIRAGVNVARLNFSHGTHEQHAESVALIRKVSERLGVPVGILQDLQGPKIRVGELGSVMQLAENEQVFLYATGTTPPNGDGQKIPVDFRQLFDSARPSDRLLLDDGRLALEVVSVKDRNALAAKVIVGGSLSSHKGINLPGIHLRIAGFTEKDEADLAFGISQNVDAVAVSFVRSADDVKKVRYAMERLSNGKRLPMLIAKLEKPEAMDNLDTILDNVDGVMVARGDLGVELPPERVPALQKHIIRAANARAKLVITATQMLESMITNPLPTRAEASDVANAVFDGTDAVMLSAESASGKYPVESVQMMDRIVREAESHFREWGMEQTVSGFEQSDAASMARAAQALANDKNVTAVACFTTQGRTAWLMSKIRPRVPVLAFTPDDETYHRLAFLWGVQPQLVPFANSLEEMLDFVDAELIRSDVVRSGDQVVLVCGYPVGSVRPPNMALLHTVGEH